A region of Solanum dulcamara chromosome 7, daSolDulc1.2, whole genome shotgun sequence DNA encodes the following proteins:
- the LOC129895767 gene encoding probable pectinesterase/pectinesterase inhibitor 51 produces the protein MASGNFSLAILFLFFSLCHAKYHHHLPREIRGACKVSRDPSKCEASFHNHFPSNLSTLQIIYSAVARSSHKLAKAQVLVKDIQKISDGNVNVTVAAINCVEGLAFSEYRLKQTANDALPRGEIKDARAWMSAALGYQHGCSSGLQKVNDTSRVIQTIVLMESLIEFTSNTLGMIINYDIHGNQIASWSPPKTERQGFWEGVIGTRMDVKGGVPSNLKPNVMVCKAGNCDYRTVQDAVNAAPNNLVSQRFVIWIKAGLYDEIVRVPMAKRNLVFLGDGMGQTVITGSLNVGHMANSGVATFESATVGVLGDGFMAKDLTIQNTAGADAQQAVAFRSSSDHSVVESCEFVGNQDTLYVNSLRQYYKSCRIQGNIDFIFGNAAAFFQDCDILVSPRIVNPENGETNAITAHGRIEPGQSTGFVFHNCSINGTPEYMKLYYSNPSVHKTFLGRPWKEYSKAVFLQCQFGDLINPAGWMPWSGEFALNTLYYGEFGNIGAAANAKERVWWSSQIPAHHVYSYSVQNFIQGHQWIPLHDL, from the exons ATGGCGTCAGGTAATTTCTCTCTGGCAATCCTCTTCTTATTCTTCTCCCTCTGTCACGCCAAATATCACCACCATTTGCCGCGTGAGATTAGAGGAGCCTGTAAGGTCTCACGTGACCCATCAAAATGTGAGGCTTCCTTCCATAATCACTTTCCTTCTAACCTCTCAACCCTTCAAATAATCTATTCAGCGGTTGCTCGCTCCTCGCACAAACTCGCCAAGGCACAGGTCTTGGTGAAAGATATACAAAAAATTTCGGATGGAAACGTGAATGTTACGGTCGCCGCGATAAATTGTGTGGAGGGACTTGCTTTTTCGGAATACAGATTAAAACAGACGGCTAATGATGCATTGCCAAGAGGCGAAATTAAGGACGCTCGAGCATGGATGAGCGCAGCCTTGGGGTATCAACACGGCTGCTCCTCGGGTTTACAAAAGGTCAATGACACCTCTCGAGTGATACAAACCATAGTGTTAATGGAGTCATTGATTGAGTTCACCAGCAACACTTTGGGGATGATAATCAATTACGACATTCATGGGAACCAAATCGCATCATGGAGTCCGCCTAAAACCGAGCGTCAAGGATTTTGGGAAGGCGTTATAGGGACCAG AATGGATGTGAAGGGAGGGGTGCCATCGAATTTGAAGCCGAATGTGATGGTTTGCAAGGCAGGAAATTGTGACTATAGAACGGTGCAGGATGCGGTGAATGCAGCGCCCAACAACTTGGTCTCTCAGAGATTTGTGATATGGATTAAGGCGGGGTTGTATGATGAGATTGTTCGGGTTCCTATGGCAAAGAGGAATTTGGTGTTTTTAGGAGATGGCATGGGACAAACTGTTATTACAGGATCATTAAATGTTGGTCACATGGCCAATAGTGGCGTCGCCACTTTTGAATCTGCTACTGTCG GAGTACTTGGGGATGGATTCATGGCAAAGGATCTAACCATTCAAAACACGGCAGGTGCTGATGCTCAACAAGCAGTAGCTTTTCGATCCAGTAGTGATCATTCTGTCGTAGAAAGTTGCGAATTTGTGGGCAACCAAGACACACTTTACGTCAATTCTTTGCGCCAATATTACAAGTCATGTCGTATACAAGGTAATATAGACTTTATTTTTGGAAACGCGGCTGCCTTCTTCCAAGACTGTGACATTCTAGTTTCCCCCCGGATAGTTAATCCAGAGAATGGAGAAACCAATGCTATCACTGCTCACGGTAGAATAGAGCCAGGTCAATCAACGGGCTTCGTCTTCCACAATTGTTCCATCAACGGAACTCCAGAATATATGAAGTTGTATTACAGTAATCCTAGTGTACACAAAACTTTCCTTGGAAGGCCGTGGAAGGAATATTCCAAGGCAGTTTTTTTACAATGTCAATTTGGGGATCTTATTAATCCTGCTGGATGGATGCCTTGGAGTGGCGAATTTGCTTTGAATACGCTTTACTATGGAGAATTTGGAAATATAGGGGCTGCAGCCAATGCCAAAGAACGAGTATGGTGGAGTAGCCAAATTCCAGCTCACCATGTGTATTCATACTCTGTTCAGAATTTCATTCAGGGCCATCAATGGATTCCTCTTCATGATTTATAG